The following proteins are encoded in a genomic region of Brachypodium distachyon strain Bd21 chromosome 1, Brachypodium_distachyon_v3.0, whole genome shotgun sequence:
- the LOC112269868 gene encoding protein FAR1-RELATED SEQUENCE 6-like has translation MDNTVKLLTESVRGSQVEQEYDDITLAARTSHRQAGIAVVRDDEVREEPAPMETMADTVSGQGGWQKRKCAVDGPDHRISPSTVSPFENAIAKSRDRSSPEIFIPAIGTTFNSCQEAYGFYNLYSWEHGFGVRHSKTRKNQFGYRNMHEIVCQCEGRSLTKSSASCRSGCHAMIRLLRTDDHGWYISMFHSEHNHPLSVGCCGKMQWNSHNEIDPLALDFIKKLGENNISLGKLYNIISGFGGHGVIAPFRKQVMRSFCSRLN, from the exons ATGGACAACACCGTCAAGCTGTTGACTGAAAG TGTCCGAGGGTCACAGGTAGAGCAAGAATATGATGATATTACTCTTGCGGCAAGAACTTCCCACCGGCAGGCCGGGATTGCTGTTGTGCGCGACGACGAAGTTCGGGAAGAGCCCGCTCCAATGGAAACAATGGCTGACACTGTTTCCGGGCAAGGCGGATGGCAAAAAAG GAAATGCGCAGTCGACGGACCGGACCACAGGATATCACCTTCCACCGTCTCCCCCTTCGAGAACGCCATTGCAAAGTCCAGGGACAGGTCCAGTCCTGAAATATTCATCCCAGCCATTGGTACGACCTTCAATTCTTGCCAAGAGGCGTATGGATTTTACAATCTGTACTCTTGGGAGCACGGTTTCGGTGTTCGTCATTCGAAGACTAGAAAGAACCAATTCGGTTACAGGAATATGCACGAGATAGTATGCCAGTGCGAG GGTAGAAGCCTGACGAAATCATCTGCTTCATGCCGGTCTGGCTGTCATGCGATGATCAGGCTGCTGAGAACAGACGACCACGGTTGGTATATTAGCATGTTCCATAGCGAGCACAATCATCCTTTATCTGTAGGATGTTGTGGAAAAATGCAGTGGAATTCGCACAATGAAATCGACCCCCTTGCGCTTGATTTCATAAAGAAGCTCGGGGAAAACAACATAAGCCTTGGTAAACTATACAACATAATCAGTGGGTTCGGAGGACACGGGGTTATAGCGCCTTTCCGTAAACAGGTTATGAGGAGCTTCTGTTCTCGACTCAATTGA
- the LOC112270546 gene encoding uncharacterized protein LOC112270546: MAVMLLVQENKKNMETMAEKLERVSGKQVMNDKDSVTNIHHLNKQTGLVRSVAAGTLFVAGHARDPLGRLKHRLLFKGDHSRSKKHASSEWKQFGASYSGAGDVQHETPCPEALQTNDVEPYVPSVVHVPVDTPLIDLTTGEGTVSFFTLLSMAAEGVVEIESYIPQCDIPDYVKQHDYATEQMDYMIAPAEMPVTTGTQEQTVKTEPENHGCSFDTYVSINTISFRKLYSNFLAERFFRSMTRDTDIGSLSRTFVAISHPLVAIVPGIGLKEEMTGRSELQKDTFAVISRLYNEVEGNSIFAKRNPYWPGTFYFPPQFADIVIEEDGCPPSRRVENMLKLKKNSNNPMDCSRFVVPHFLENEEIWASYTFDVERKIVFMVDPTLLYVRSIEERHADIASLILRGLHYCMKYVWCLPSWSAEDDWTFQGTFHGRDTLR, translated from the exons ATGGCGGTCATGTTGCTGGTGCAGgagaacaagaaaaacatgGAGACAATGGCAGAAAAGCTTGAAAGGGTTAGTGGAAAACAAGTTATGAACGACAAAGATTCAGTGACAAACATACACCACCTGAATAAACAGACGGGTTTAGTTAGATCTGTAGCAGCCG GCACATTGTTTGTAGCtggacatgcaagggaccCGCTCGGTAGACTGAAACATAGGCTGTTGTTCAAAG GTGACCATTCACGATCAAAGAAACATGCAAGCAGCGAATGGAAACAATTTGGAGCATCTTATAGCGGCGCCGGAGACGTGCAACACGAAACACCTTGCCCGGAGGCACTTCAGACAAACGATGTCGAGCCATACGTCCCATCCGTTGTTCACGTGCCCGTTGATACTCCTCTCATTGATTTAACAACCGGAGAAG GTACCGTGAGTTTCTTCACTCTCTTGTCTATGGCTGCAGAAGGAGTTGTTGAAATTGAGTCATACATACCACAATGCGACATTCCTGATTACGTCAAGCAGCACGACTACGCGACCGAACAAATGGACTATATGATAG CTCCAGCTGAGATGCCCGTAACAACTGGTACGCAAGAACAGACAGTAAAAACCGAACCTGAAAATCACGGCTGCAGCTTTGACACATACGTTTCCATCAACACAATAAGTTTCAGAAAACTGTATTCAAATTTTCTTGCGGAAAGATTCTTCAGATCAATGACAAGGGACACGGATATTGGTTCCCTATCAAG GACTTTTGTTGCGATTAGCCATCCATTGGTAGCAATTGTCCCAGGAATCGGGCTGAAGGAAGAAATGACTGGTAGATCTGAGCTACAGAAAGACACCTTTGCTGTCATATCAAGATTATATAATGAGGTGGAAGGGAATTCAATATTTGCTAAGCGTAACCCATACTGGCCAGGGACATTTTACTTCCCACCACAGTTTGCA GACATAGTTATCGAAGAAGATGGATGCCCTCCTTCAAGGCGTGTGGAGAACATGCTaaagctcaaaaaaaattccaacaatccaATGGATTGTTCTAGG TTCGTCGTTCCGCACTTCCTCGAGAATGAGGAGATTTGGGCAAGCTACACATTTGATGTGGAGAGGAAGATTGTTTTCATGGTAGACCCAACGCTACTTTATGTACGTTCAATTGAGGAACGTCACGCTGATATAGCAAGCTTGATACTCAGAGGCCTTCACTACTGCATGAAATATGTTTGGTGTCTCCCAAGCTGGTCCGCAGAAGATGATTGGACATTTCAGGGCACTTTCCACGGGAGGGACACTCTGAGATA A
- the LOC112269960 gene encoding uncharacterized protein LOC112269960, with amino-acid sequence MAAPPSPNPDRSLVAENATAPPSKNISLTVDDTMLLYKPDYIDTEFTTKNIRDFNLMVAKMTDPQRDSICSIDFGGMLMIPQSDKLDRNFSAWLVSGVRVAEYVLHDGNSSVALMDADSFGRIISVPSSGIPVPKKLLPQQKEAIMGLLDMPRIMSRAHNKEVLDNFVGKKLSYAENEEFLCSFAAYSVATVLSPLAELPWEVAAALVDVRSIGSYNWAQYALDFLVEKVAITQKDMKEMKPKITLNGCLVYLQVFYMEMITDGRDRIDRSITPRMAAYQADKIKAMILSSKRGSNTCLLARYGRRQFARTTLLEDWTADLQGRC; translated from the exons ATGGCAGCTCCTCCTTCTCCAAATCCAGACCGAAGCCTCGTGGCCGAGAATGCCACAGCACCTCCTTCCAAAAACATCAGCCTCACCGTAGATGATACCATGCTTCTTTACAAGCCAGACTACATAGACACCGAGTTCACCACTAAAAACATTAGGGACTTTAACCTAATGGTTGCAAAAATGACAGACCCACAGAGAGACTCCATATGCTCCATAGATTTTGGAGGAATGCTTATGATCCCACAGAGCGACAAACTAGATAGGAACTTCTCTGCATGGCTGGTATCCGGCGTAAGAGTCGCGGAGTACGTCCTGCACGATGGCAACTCTTCCGTCGCTCTGATGGATGCAGACTCGTTTGGCCGTATAATCAGCGTGCCATCATCAGGTATTCCTGTTCCAAAAAAATTACTGCCACAACAGAAAGAGGCCATAATGGGGTTGTTAGACATGCCTCGCATAATGTCGAGGGCCCACAATAAAGAAGTGCTTGACAATTTTGTCGGCAAGAAATTGAGCTATGCTGAGAACGAGGAATTCCTCTGTTCTTTCGCGGCCTATTCTGTCGCTACAGTACTTTCACCTTTGGCTGAATTGCCATGGGAAGTAGCAGCAGCGCTGGTCGACGTGCGTTCAATTGGGTCTTATAATTGGGCACAGTACGCATTAGACTTCCTCGTTGAAAAAGTTGCAATTACACAGAAAGATATGAAAGAGATGAAACCAAAAATCACACTAAATGGCTGCCTCGTATATCTCCAG GTATTCTACATGGAAATGATAACGGATGGGAGAGACCGCATCGATCGTTCAATCACACCTAGGATGGCAGCATACCAAGCAGATAAGATCAAGGCCATGATTTTGAGTTCGAAGAGAGGGTCCAACACTTGCCTTCTTGCAAGGTATGGACGTCGTCAG TTCGCCCGCACAACACTTTTGGAAGACTGGACTGCTGACTTACAAGGTAGATGCTGA